The Tenrec ecaudatus isolate mTenEca1 chromosome 6, mTenEca1.hap1, whole genome shotgun sequence genome has a window encoding:
- the LOC142450935 gene encoding olfactory receptor 6C2-like, with amino-acid sequence MRNHTAITTFILLGLTDNPQLQVLVFIFLFLTYILSVTGNLTIIILTFMDSHLKTPMYFFLRNFSFLEISFTTVCIPRFLYSISTGDNTITYSACVSQIFFIVLFGATEFFLLAAMSYDRYVAICKPLHYMTIMNNRVCAVLVVCCWFAGLMIIIPPLGMGLQLEFCDSNVIDHFGCDALPLFKISCTDTWLIEQMAIICAVLTFFITLVGVVLSYIYIIRTILNFPSAQQRKKAFSTCSSHMIVVSITYGSCIFIYIKPSAKEEADINKGVSVLTTSVAPLLNPFIYTLRNKQVKQALNDVIKKFAIIAHK; translated from the coding sequence ATGAGAAACCACACGGCAATAACAACCTTCATCTTGTTGGGACTTACAGATAATCCACAGCTACAAGTTCTGGTTTTCATCTTCTTATTTCTGACATATATCCTGAGTGTAACAGGAAACCTGACTATTATCATACTCACTTTCATGGATTCCCACCTTAAAACACCCATGTATTTTTTCCTTCGCAACTTCTCTTTCTTAGAAATCTCATTCACAACGGTCTGCATTCCAAGATTCCTATACAGTATATCGACTGGAGATAATACTATCACTTACAGTGCTTGTGTCAGTCAAATATTTTTTATCGTGTTGTTTGGGGCCACAGAGTTTTTTCTCCTGGCTGCCATGTCTTATGACCGCTACGTGGCCATCTGCAAACCCCTGCACTACATGACCATCATGAATAACAGAGTCTGTGCCGTCCTGGTCGTCTGCTGCTGGTTCGCGGGCTTGATGATTATCATCCCACCACTCGGTATGGGTCTCCAGCTGGAATTCTGTGACTCCAACGTCATTGATCATTTTGGCTGTGATGCACTTCCTCTTTTTAAGATTTCATGCACAGACACATGGTTAATAGAACAGATGGCTATAATTTGTGCAGTATTGACATTCTTTATCACACTGGTAGGTGTagttctttcttacatatatattatCAGGACTATCTTAAACTTCCCTTCTGCTcagcaaagaaagaaagctttttcCACAtgttcttctcatatgattgttgTCTCTATCACTTATGGTAGCTGCATTTTTATCTATATCAAACCTTCAGCTAAAGAGGAGGCAGATATTAATAAAGGGGTATCCGTGCTCACTACCTCTGTGGCTCCTTTGCTGAATCCCTTCATTTATACCTTGAGAAATAAGCAGGTGAAACAAGCTTTGAATGATGTAATTAAAAAATTTGCAATTATTGCACACAAGTGA